Proteins encoded together in one Anabaena sphaerica FACHB-251 window:
- a CDS encoding NIL domain-containing protein, with protein sequence MKKRVTLTFPKRAIQMPVTYRLAKDFNVAANIIRAQVAPNQIGKLVVELLGDIDQLDAAIEWMRSQHISVSHNLGEIVIDDDLCVDCGLCTGICPTEALSLNPETYQLTFTRSRCIVCEQCIPTCPVQAISTNL encoded by the coding sequence ATGAAAAAACGAGTCACCCTGACTTTTCCTAAACGTGCCATTCAAATGCCTGTCACCTACCGACTGGCAAAAGATTTTAACGTTGCTGCCAATATTATCCGCGCTCAGGTTGCCCCCAATCAAATTGGTAAATTGGTTGTGGAATTATTGGGGGATATTGATCAGCTGGATGCGGCTATTGAGTGGATGCGATCGCAACATATCAGTGTTTCCCATAACTTAGGTGAAATTGTGATTGATGACGATCTGTGCGTTGACTGTGGCTTGTGTACTGGGATTTGTCCGACTGAAGCCCTTTCCCTCAACCCAGAGACATATCAACTCACCTTCACGCGATCGCGTTGCATTGTCTGTGAACAGTGTATTCCCACTTGTCCGGTACAGGCTATTTCTACCAATCTCTAA
- a CDS encoding thioredoxin family protein, with protein sequence MTTDQTVNTPTKPESNFGRRVRNLLIVIVAIILSAALFLGLRTQTTSVSLTQLDAASTPLEVAVSNDKPSLVEFYADWCTVCQKMAPDMAQLKQQYADKLNFVMLNVDNTKWLPEMLKYRVDGIPHFVFLGKQGEGIAEAIGDIPRAVMASNLEALMTGSPLPYAQMSGKTSKFSAPVSAGGNQDDPRSHGSQVVN encoded by the coding sequence ATGACTACAGATCAAACTGTGAATACTCCCACTAAACCTGAATCTAACTTTGGGAGACGTGTAAGAAACCTCCTAATTGTCATTGTAGCGATCATTCTGAGTGCGGCGCTATTTTTAGGACTGCGAACCCAGACAACCTCAGTTTCTCTCACCCAACTCGATGCAGCATCCACACCCTTAGAAGTCGCTGTTAGCAATGATAAGCCCAGTTTAGTTGAATTTTATGCTGATTGGTGTACAGTCTGCCAAAAAATGGCTCCAGATATGGCTCAACTCAAACAACAATATGCTGACAAGCTAAATTTTGTCATGCTGAATGTAGATAATACCAAATGGTTGCCAGAAATGCTGAAATATCGAGTAGATGGCATTCCCCATTTTGTCTTTTTGGGTAAGCAAGGAGAAGGTATAGCAGAAGCTATTGGTGATATACCCCGTGCCGTCATGGCCAGCAATTTAGAAGCCTTGATGACAGGTTCTCCCCTTCCCTATGCTCAAATGAGTGGCAAAACTTCCAAATTTTCAGCCCCAGTATCAGCTGGTGGTAATCAAGATGATCCCCGTAGTCATGGTAGCCAAGTGGTAAATTAA
- a CDS encoding DUF6737 family protein — protein sequence MSEKKLLNPWDYKPWWCQPWSIMLTGLTLISGSWLIFKLIWLTILVAIPLLIWMGFFLLIWPQLMIKSGILEQKSNE from the coding sequence ATGTCTGAAAAAAAACTTCTAAATCCTTGGGATTATAAACCTTGGTGGTGTCAACCTTGGTCAATTATGCTCACAGGTTTAACATTGATTAGCGGTAGCTGGCTGATATTTAAACTTATCTGGCTGACAATTCTCGTTGCTATCCCGCTATTAATTTGGATGGGATTCTTTTTATTAATCTGGCCACAACTGATGATTAAAAGTGGCATTTTAGAGCAAAAAAGTAATGAGTAA
- a CDS encoding Gfo/Idh/MocA family protein: MIGVAIVGTGFGQKVHIPAFQAHHQTKITAVYHRDINKAQDIATANNIPHASDNLAEILALPEVQAVSISTPPFLHYQMGKQVLEAGKHLLLEKPTTLNATEAKELYQLAKAKGVIATVDFEFRFVPAWQYFYQLLSSGYVGNLRLIKIDWLGSSRADTSRPWNWYSSQEKGGGALGSLGSHAFDYIHWLFGSVSKLNAYLNTAIPQRIDPANGELKAVNTDDNCLLSLELANGTPCQVSISAVVHAARPHWIEVYGDKGTLVLGSEHQKDYIHGFHVWGSQPGQPLTEMEIPQQLLFPQHYADGRICAFLRVVDQWVQGIETQQEITPSLKEGVYSQLLMDLSHQSNESKMWVKVPSLESFLA, encoded by the coding sequence ATGATTGGGGTTGCAATTGTCGGTACTGGATTTGGTCAAAAAGTGCATATTCCCGCGTTTCAAGCACATCACCAAACCAAGATAACCGCCGTTTATCATCGAGATATTAATAAAGCTCAAGATATTGCCACAGCTAATAATATTCCCCATGCTAGTGACAACTTAGCCGAAATTCTCGCTTTACCAGAAGTACAAGCAGTTAGCATTTCGACACCGCCATTTTTACATTATCAAATGGGCAAACAAGTATTAGAAGCTGGTAAACATCTGTTATTAGAAAAACCTACCACTTTAAATGCAACTGAAGCTAAAGAACTCTATCAATTAGCAAAAGCTAAAGGTGTCATTGCCACTGTAGATTTTGAATTTCGCTTTGTTCCAGCATGGCAATATTTTTACCAACTTCTATCTTCAGGATATGTTGGTAATTTGCGCCTAATTAAAATTGACTGGTTAGGTTCTTCTCGCGCTGATACTTCCCGTCCTTGGAATTGGTATTCTTCTCAAGAAAAAGGTGGTGGTGCATTGGGTTCTTTAGGTTCCCATGCTTTTGATTATATTCACTGGTTATTTGGATCAGTTAGTAAATTAAATGCTTATTTAAATACAGCTATTCCCCAAAGAATTGATCCAGCAAATGGGGAGTTAAAAGCAGTAAATACAGATGATAATTGTCTGTTATCTCTGGAATTAGCAAACGGTACACCTTGCCAAGTTTCTATTAGTGCAGTTGTTCATGCAGCTAGACCCCATTGGATAGAAGTTTATGGAGATAAAGGAACATTAGTTTTAGGCAGTGAGCATCAAAAAGATTATATTCACGGGTTTCATGTTTGGGGTTCTCAACCTGGTCAACCTTTAACAGAAATGGAAATTCCTCAACAATTATTATTTCCTCAACATTATGCTGATGGTCGGATTTGTGCATTTCTTCGGGTTGTAGATCAATGGGTACAAGGAATTGAAACGCAGCAGGAAATTACACCATCTTTGAAAGAAGGAGTTTATTCACAATTATTGATGGATTTATCGCATCAATCAAATGAGTCAAAAATGTGGGTGAAAGTGCCGAGTTTAGAATCTTTTTTGGCTTAA
- a CDS encoding nucleoside phosphorylase, whose amino-acid sequence MTDKRLYHIGFGREDLGSLSPTMALLSGDPQRAGFIAHTYLQDVQVLSENRGLHSYVGHLPNGKPILSATSGMGAPSLSIVVNELVQVGIQKIIRIGTCGSIQPHIPVGSIVISSGALCRQGAANDIAPVEYPAAADPFLTVALVKAAQELNVEHYLGITASVDTFYEGQERTDSANPNLIRKLEGITEEYRKLNILNYEMEAGTLFKMAGVYNFAAAAVCGVVAQRTVAENIIFTSKDIAISNAILTAMRVASE is encoded by the coding sequence ATGACTGATAAACGCTTATATCATATAGGTTTTGGAAGGGAAGATTTAGGTTCACTATCTCCCACGATGGCATTATTATCAGGTGATCCGCAACGTGCTGGTTTTATCGCTCACACCTATTTACAGGATGTGCAGGTATTATCAGAAAATCGCGGACTGCATAGCTATGTGGGACATTTACCCAATGGTAAACCGATTTTATCTGCAACCAGTGGCATGGGTGCGCCTTCTTTAAGTATTGTGGTAAATGAATTAGTGCAAGTAGGTATTCAAAAAATTATTCGTATTGGTACTTGTGGCTCAATTCAACCCCATATACCCGTTGGTAGTATTGTAATTAGTAGTGGGGCTTTGTGTCGTCAAGGTGCAGCTAATGATATTGCACCTGTGGAATATCCAGCAGCAGCAGATCCGTTTTTAACTGTGGCTTTGGTGAAAGCAGCACAAGAATTAAACGTTGAGCATTATTTAGGAATTACTGCTTCAGTTGATACTTTTTATGAAGGACAAGAACGGACTGATTCAGCTAATCCTAATTTAATACGTAAGCTAGAAGGAATTACAGAAGAATATCGAAAATTAAATATATTGAATTATGAAATGGAAGCCGGTACACTCTTTAAAATGGCAGGTGTCTATAATTTTGCTGCTGCTGCTGTTTGTGGTGTAGTTGCTCAACGCACTGTAGCCGAAAATATAATTTTCACTAGCAAAGATATAGCCATAAGTAATGCGATTTTAACCGCAATGCGTGTAGCTAGTGAATAG